The Aeromicrobium sp. Leaf245 genome includes a region encoding these proteins:
- a CDS encoding LysR family transcriptional regulator ArgP produces the protein MWTDPVAARTVAAVVDAGTFDAAARQLHVTPSAVSQRVKALEQALGQRLLVRSTPVRATDAGEAVLRYARRVALLDQDVATELGLTGPRRPHLAVAVNADSLATWFLDALAAFTASHDVEVELHREDQSRTAGMLEDGTVVAAITAQSDPVPGCRVEPLGAIEYRAMAAPSWVRRWAPDGVDTAALRQAPRVDYDRTDTLQRDWLTTRDVDADATPRHLVPSSHDFTRAVALGLGWGLVPRQHAREHPLLVDLGGPTMRTVLWWQRWRTPSALLDGLTDAVVGTARSTLARG, from the coding sequence GCGGTCGTCGACGCCGGGACCTTCGACGCCGCGGCGCGTCAGCTGCACGTGACCCCGTCGGCGGTGAGCCAGCGGGTCAAGGCGCTCGAGCAGGCGCTCGGGCAGAGGCTGCTCGTCCGTAGCACTCCCGTCAGGGCGACCGATGCCGGCGAGGCCGTCCTGCGGTACGCCCGTCGTGTCGCCCTGCTGGACCAGGACGTCGCGACCGAGCTCGGTCTGACCGGCCCACGTCGACCGCACCTGGCGGTGGCCGTCAACGCCGACTCGCTGGCCACCTGGTTCCTCGACGCCCTGGCCGCGTTCACCGCCTCGCACGACGTGGAGGTCGAGCTGCACCGCGAGGACCAGAGCCGGACCGCCGGGATGCTCGAGGACGGCACGGTCGTCGCGGCGATCACCGCGCAGAGCGACCCCGTTCCCGGGTGCCGCGTCGAACCGCTCGGTGCGATCGAGTACCGCGCCATGGCCGCGCCGTCGTGGGTCCGACGCTGGGCGCCGGACGGCGTCGACACCGCGGCCCTCCGGCAGGCCCCGCGCGTCGACTACGACCGCACCGACACGCTCCAGCGGGACTGGCTCACCACGCGTGACGTCGATGCCGATGCCACGCCGCGCCACCTGGTCCCCTCGTCGCACGACTTCACCCGCGCGGTCGCGCTCGGCCTCGGCTGGGGCCTGGTACCGCGACAGCACGCGCGGGAGCACCCTCTCCTGGTGGACCTGGGCGGTCCGACGATGCGCACCGTCCTGTGGTGGCAACGGTGGCGCACACCCTCGGCACTGCTCGACGGGCTCACCGACGCCGTGGTGGGGACCGCTCGCTCGACCCTCGCGCGCGGCTAG
- the nudC gene encoding NAD(+) diphosphatase, with amino-acid sequence MSDPAPFAFDRARHDRAGHLRAHDAWDGPDVEVLVLGGEHVATVDGPALRWLPRDEAPDGTWIFLGEQDGVRRAAVVVDRVPADLVPVSVRVLAPLLGADELSVAVHAVGMARWLAATPFCPRCGGATQVQAAGHLRHCTQCGTNHFPRTDPAVIMLVTDDRDRALLGHQATWPEGRWSTLAGFVEPGESLEDAVRREVHEEAGVVVGEVAYGGSQPWPFPASLMLGFFAKAVTTDIEVDGVELGAAQWVTREELRAQGEAGTLLLPPSGVSISSWLIETWYQGPLPAAWF; translated from the coding sequence GTGAGTGATCCCGCACCGTTCGCCTTCGACCGCGCCCGCCACGACCGTGCCGGCCACCTACGTGCCCACGACGCGTGGGACGGCCCCGACGTCGAGGTCCTGGTGCTCGGCGGCGAGCACGTGGCCACCGTCGACGGGCCCGCACTGCGGTGGCTCCCGCGCGACGAGGCGCCCGACGGCACGTGGATCTTCCTGGGTGAGCAGGACGGCGTCCGCCGCGCAGCCGTCGTGGTCGACCGGGTCCCCGCCGACCTGGTGCCGGTCAGCGTCCGGGTGCTGGCGCCGCTGCTGGGCGCCGACGAGCTGTCGGTGGCCGTGCACGCGGTGGGCATGGCCCGGTGGCTGGCGGCCACCCCCTTCTGCCCCCGTTGTGGCGGGGCCACGCAGGTCCAGGCCGCGGGCCACCTGCGGCACTGCACCCAGTGCGGGACGAACCACTTCCCGCGCACGGATCCCGCCGTGATCATGCTGGTGACCGACGACCGGGACCGGGCCCTCCTCGGCCACCAGGCGACGTGGCCCGAGGGGCGATGGTCCACGCTGGCGGGCTTCGTGGAGCCGGGGGAGAGCCTCGAGGACGCCGTGCGGCGCGAGGTCCACGAGGAGGCCGGCGTGGTCGTCGGCGAGGTCGCCTACGGCGGGAGCCAGCCGTGGCCGTTCCCCGCGAGCCTGATGCTCGGGTTCTTCGCCAAGGCCGTCACCACGGACATCGAGGTCGACGGTGTGGAGCTCGGCGCGGCGCAGTGGGTCACGCGCGAGGAGCTGCGCGCCCAGGGTGAGGCCGGCACGCTGCTGCTGCCTCCGAGCGGCGTCTCGATCTCGAGCTGGCTCATCGAGACGTGGTACCAGGGGCCGTTGCCGGCTGCCTGGTTCTGA
- a CDS encoding ATP-dependent DNA helicase: MLVRDIDHLRELTGIPFSQPQADAITAGLDRPGAIIAGAGSGKTTVMAARVLWLVGHVGIAPERILGLTFTNKAAAELGQRIRADLEHLPHDPQQPWADATASTYHAFAGSLIAEHGLRLGVEPDLRVVTDASRFQRAARVVSTYDRPLQRVSTHLPTLVQDVMSLDAQLSEHLVDPAELRDHDASVIAEYDAVGKPALLRDAAVAAQKRTELSLLVEAYRSAKADDGVMDFSDQMAWGAQLAALPEVGQALRERYDVVLLDEYQDTSVAQRDLLTALFAGLPVTAVGDPAQGIYGWRGAAAGNLEEFLDDFPAADGSRGRQFSLVETRRCPPEVIDAANHLAAPFYATSSVVQPLTSAATTTGRVDVALHRTVDDEIAAMVTEIVAEHEGGRAWSDIAVLVRVGRENGEIVKALRDAHVPFEIVGLSGLLAQPEVLDVLSLLEVVDDVTANPALLRLLTGPRWNIGPRDLALLGRRAASLSGRTLGRDDDSTLAQELARAVEGTDPTEVVALAEALDDPGDLPYDPRARHRFADLARVVHRVRSHVGEPLLDLARRAVRALDLDIELEAGEVEGASDNLATFLDAVADYAASDRYASLTGLVAYLQAENEFNEGMDVTTPSESDSVKLLTIHRAKGLEWGAVFVPLVSDGVFPSGRGRSSWLTNGSVLPYPLRGDAGSLAPLAEWTPAAGKEFDARRKADSLGEELRLGYVAYTRAKQRVVVSGHWWGRTQKKPRGPSDFLVRTRDHLAGLGVEPLVWADPPPDDETNPHLVLSDGIAWPVEPPPVDGRRALAREVEVVLASSAEPTAELPVPGDRVAELSQEIDLLLAEADAAASAERPVPLPPTLSATAVLALADDESAFARSLARPMPRRPSAAARFGTRFHAWIEAHYGQQPLLDPADLPGQGDVEISDDAELDEVIALFEAGPFGQRTPHTVEAPFSLLLGGQQVVGRIDAVFSTSTPEGPGFEVVDWKTNRRADADPLQLSLYRLAWAELHDVDPARVSGAFYYVRLGEVVRFAPEELLDRAALETLLAPGV, encoded by the coding sequence ATGCTCGTCCGCGACATCGACCACCTGCGCGAGCTCACCGGCATCCCGTTCTCGCAGCCCCAGGCCGACGCCATCACCGCCGGGCTCGACCGCCCGGGCGCGATCATCGCCGGCGCCGGCTCGGGCAAGACCACCGTCATGGCGGCGCGCGTGCTGTGGCTCGTGGGTCACGTCGGCATCGCGCCCGAGCGGATCCTCGGGCTCACCTTCACCAACAAGGCGGCCGCAGAGCTGGGGCAGCGCATCCGGGCCGACCTGGAGCACCTGCCGCACGACCCGCAGCAGCCCTGGGCCGACGCCACCGCGTCGACCTACCACGCCTTCGCCGGCTCCCTCATCGCCGAGCACGGCCTCCGCCTGGGCGTCGAGCCCGACCTGCGGGTCGTCACCGACGCCTCGCGCTTCCAGCGGGCGGCACGCGTGGTCAGCACCTACGACCGACCGCTCCAGAGGGTGAGCACGCACCTGCCCACGCTCGTCCAGGACGTCATGTCCCTCGACGCCCAGCTCTCGGAGCACCTCGTGGATCCGGCCGAGCTGCGCGACCACGACGCGTCCGTCATCGCCGAGTACGACGCCGTCGGCAAGCCGGCCCTGCTCCGCGACGCGGCCGTGGCGGCGCAGAAGCGCACCGAGCTGAGCCTCCTGGTCGAGGCGTACCGGTCCGCCAAGGCCGACGACGGGGTCATGGACTTCTCCGACCAGATGGCCTGGGGCGCGCAGCTGGCCGCGCTGCCCGAGGTGGGCCAGGCGCTGCGCGAGCGCTACGACGTCGTGCTGCTCGACGAGTACCAGGACACCTCGGTCGCGCAGCGCGACCTGCTCACGGCGCTCTTCGCGGGCCTGCCCGTCACCGCCGTGGGCGATCCCGCGCAGGGCATCTACGGCTGGCGGGGTGCTGCGGCCGGCAACCTCGAGGAGTTCCTCGACGACTTCCCGGCGGCCGACGGGTCGCGAGGACGGCAGTTCTCCCTCGTCGAGACCCGACGCTGCCCGCCGGAGGTGATCGACGCGGCGAACCACCTCGCCGCCCCCTTCTACGCCACGTCGTCGGTCGTCCAGCCGCTCACGTCGGCCGCGACGACGACCGGTCGGGTCGACGTCGCGCTGCACCGCACCGTCGACGACGAGATCGCCGCCATGGTCACCGAGATCGTCGCCGAGCACGAGGGTGGCCGGGCCTGGAGCGACATCGCGGTCCTGGTCCGCGTCGGCCGCGAGAACGGCGAGATCGTCAAGGCGCTGCGCGACGCGCACGTCCCGTTCGAGATCGTGGGCCTCTCCGGCCTGCTGGCCCAGCCCGAGGTGCTCGACGTGCTGTCGCTGCTGGAGGTCGTCGACGACGTCACCGCCAACCCGGCCCTGCTGCGCCTGCTCACCGGGCCGCGCTGGAACATCGGCCCGCGCGACCTCGCGCTGCTCGGCCGTCGTGCCGCCTCGCTGAGCGGGCGCACCCTGGGTCGCGACGACGACAGCACCCTCGCGCAGGAGCTCGCCCGGGCGGTCGAGGGCACCGACCCCACCGAGGTGGTCGCGCTGGCCGAGGCCCTCGACGACCCGGGCGACCTGCCGTACGACCCGCGTGCGCGCCACCGGTTCGCCGACCTCGCGCGCGTGGTCCACCGGGTCAGGTCCCACGTCGGGGAGCCGCTGCTCGACCTGGCACGCCGAGCCGTGCGTGCCCTCGACCTCGACATCGAGCTCGAGGCGGGAGAGGTCGAGGGTGCCTCCGACAACCTGGCCACCTTCCTCGACGCGGTGGCCGACTACGCCGCGAGCGACCGCTACGCGTCGCTGACCGGACTCGTGGCCTACCTCCAGGCCGAGAACGAGTTCAACGAGGGCATGGACGTCACGACCCCCTCGGAGTCCGACTCCGTCAAGCTGCTCACGATCCACCGGGCGAAGGGCCTGGAGTGGGGTGCGGTGTTCGTGCCGCTCGTGAGCGACGGGGTGTTCCCCTCGGGACGGGGTCGGTCCAGCTGGCTGACCAACGGCTCGGTCCTGCCGTACCCGCTGCGCGGCGACGCAGGCTCGCTCGCTCCGCTGGCGGAGTGGACCCCGGCCGCGGGCAAGGAGTTCGATGCGCGACGCAAGGCCGACTCCCTCGGGGAGGAGCTCCGGCTGGGCTACGTGGCGTACACGCGCGCCAAGCAGCGGGTCGTCGTGAGCGGTCACTGGTGGGGGCGCACGCAGAAGAAGCCGCGCGGACCGTCGGACTTCCTGGTGCGCACCCGCGACCACCTGGCCGGCCTCGGGGTCGAGCCGCTGGTCTGGGCCGATCCGCCCCCCGACGACGAGACCAACCCCCACCTCGTGCTGTCCGACGGCATCGCCTGGCCGGTGGAGCCGCCACCGGTCGACGGCCGTCGCGCGCTGGCCCGCGAGGTGGAGGTGGTGCTGGCCTCGTCCGCCGAGCCGACGGCCGAGCTCCCCGTCCCGGGCGATCGGGTGGCCGAGCTGTCCCAGGAGATCGACCTGCTCCTGGCCGAGGCCGACGCGGCCGCGTCGGCGGAGCGGCCGGTGCCACTGCCGCCCACGCTCTCGGCCACCGCCGTGCTGGCCCTGGCCGACGACGAGTCGGCGTTCGCGCGCTCGCTCGCACGGCCCATGCCTCGACGGCCTTCGGCCGCCGCACGCTTCGGCACCCGGTTCCACGCGTGGATCGAGGCCCACTACGGCCAGCAGCCGCTGCTCGACCCCGCCGACCTGCCCGGACAGGGCGACGTCGAGATCAGCGACGACGCCGAGCTCGACGAGGTCATCGCGTTGTTCGAGGCCGGACCGTTCGGCCAGCGCACGCCGCACACGGTCGAGGCGCCCTTCTCGTTGCTGCTCGGCGGTCAGCAGGTGGTGGGGCGGATCGACGCGGTGTTCTCGACGTCGACCCCCGAGGGCCCCGGCTTCGAGGTCGTGGACTGGAAGACCAACCGGCGGGCCGACGCCGACCCGCTCCAGCTCAGCCTCTACCGGTTGGCGTGGGCCGAGCTGCACGACGTCGACCCGGCGCGCGTGTCCGGGGCGTTCTACTACGTGCGACTCGGTGAGGTCGTGCGGTTCGCGCCCGAGGAGCTGCTCGACCGCGCTGCGCTCGAGACGCTCCTCGCGCCTGGCGTGTGA
- a CDS encoding ATP-dependent DNA helicase UvrD2: MPTPEDLLENLDPEQRAAATALRGPVCIVAGAGTGKTRAITHRIAYGVATGLYVPTEVLALTFTTRAAGEMRGRLAQLQAPGVQARTFHSAALRQARYFWPQVYGTELPEIVASKFGLVAEAANREGIRRPDNAVIRDLAAEVEWAKVSNVRGTDYPDVARRRGREVADLDPTRVAAVMSAYEDVKRERGRIDFEDILLITAAILADDERIAAQVRRQYRWFVVDEYQDVNPLQSTLLDLWLGGRDDVCVVGDPRQTIYTFAGASPRILGDFAQRYPDAERIQLVRNYRSTPQVVAVANAVFQGAAGEAHGRPLQSQAAPAEPVRYLGHNDEPSEAASVADEIVRLHRSGVPYREMAVLFRINAQSEAFEEAFGERDIPVTLRGVEGYFQRAEVRQAVTLLRGAARAGDDGTDATTDAGSPDHGRLGHEVRAVLASMGHTETAPSGSGATRDRWESLHALVTMADDLAEARGDATLADLLADLERRAQASHAPTAEGVTLATLHAAKGLEWDAVFCVGMHEGMLPIVHADTPEGVAEERRLFYVGVTRARRHLTISWSRARKPGGRQGRKPTRFLDPLLPPDHPSRGGTVGPRPKKRTNTELEALDPADRALFDRLKQWRSEQAAEAKVPAYVVFTDATLLALVELRPRDERGLVGIPGIGQTKRERYGEGVLAVLSASD; encoded by the coding sequence TTGCCCACCCCCGAGGACCTCCTGGAGAACCTCGACCCCGAGCAGCGGGCCGCCGCCACCGCGCTGCGGGGGCCGGTCTGCATCGTGGCCGGTGCCGGCACGGGCAAGACCCGGGCCATCACCCACCGCATCGCCTACGGCGTGGCCACGGGCCTGTACGTGCCCACCGAGGTGCTGGCCCTGACCTTCACGACCCGCGCCGCCGGCGAGATGCGGGGTCGCCTCGCGCAGCTTCAGGCGCCGGGGGTGCAGGCGCGCACCTTCCACTCGGCCGCGCTGCGCCAGGCGCGCTACTTCTGGCCGCAGGTCTACGGCACCGAGCTCCCCGAGATCGTCGCCTCCAAGTTCGGTCTGGTCGCCGAGGCCGCCAACCGCGAAGGCATCCGGCGCCCCGACAACGCCGTCATCCGCGACCTCGCCGCCGAGGTGGAGTGGGCCAAGGTCAGCAACGTCCGTGGCACCGACTACCCCGACGTCGCACGACGCCGGGGTCGCGAGGTCGCCGACCTCGACCCCACCCGCGTCGCGGCCGTCATGAGCGCCTACGAGGACGTCAAGCGCGAGCGGGGGCGCATCGACTTCGAGGACATCCTGCTCATCACCGCGGCGATCCTCGCCGACGACGAGCGCATCGCCGCCCAGGTCCGACGGCAGTACCGCTGGTTCGTGGTCGACGAGTACCAGGACGTCAACCCGCTGCAGTCCACGCTGCTCGACCTGTGGCTCGGTGGCCGCGACGACGTGTGCGTCGTGGGTGACCCGCGGCAGACGATCTACACGTTCGCCGGCGCCTCGCCGCGCATCCTCGGGGACTTCGCGCAGCGCTACCCCGACGCCGAGCGGATCCAGCTGGTGCGCAACTACCGCTCCACGCCGCAGGTGGTGGCCGTCGCGAACGCGGTGTTCCAGGGGGCCGCGGGCGAGGCGCACGGCCGACCGCTGCAGTCGCAGGCCGCGCCAGCGGAGCCCGTCCGCTACCTCGGCCACAACGACGAGCCGAGCGAGGCCGCGTCGGTGGCCGACGAGATCGTGCGTCTTCACCGCTCGGGCGTGCCGTACCGCGAGATGGCGGTGCTGTTCCGCATCAACGCGCAGTCCGAGGCGTTCGAGGAGGCCTTCGGCGAGCGCGACATCCCCGTCACCCTGCGCGGGGTCGAGGGGTACTTCCAGCGTGCCGAGGTCCGTCAGGCGGTCACGCTGCTGCGCGGTGCGGCGCGAGCCGGCGACGACGGCACCGACGCCACCACCGATGCCGGGTCACCGGACCACGGACGTCTCGGCCACGAGGTGCGCGCGGTGCTGGCGAGCATGGGCCACACCGAGACGGCTCCGTCCGGCAGCGGCGCCACCCGCGACCGGTGGGAGTCGCTGCATGCGCTCGTCACCATGGCCGACGACCTCGCCGAGGCCCGCGGTGACGCCACGTTGGCCGATCTCCTGGCCGACCTCGAACGACGTGCCCAGGCGTCGCACGCACCCACGGCCGAGGGCGTCACGCTGGCCACCCTCCACGCCGCGAAGGGCCTGGAGTGGGATGCCGTGTTCTGCGTCGGCATGCACGAGGGCATGCTCCCGATCGTCCACGCCGACACGCCCGAGGGGGTGGCCGAGGAGCGCCGACTGTTCTACGTCGGCGTCACCCGCGCACGCCGCCACCTGACGATCTCCTGGTCGCGGGCCCGCAAGCCCGGCGGACGTCAGGGCCGCAAGCCCACCCGCTTCCTCGATCCTCTGCTGCCGCCGGACCACCCGTCCCGCGGCGGCACGGTGGGCCCACGCCCCAAGAAGCGCACCAACACCGAGCTCGAGGCGCTCGACCCGGCCGACCGCGCCCTGTTCGACCGGCTCAAGCAGTGGCGGAGCGAGCAGGCGGCCGAGGCCAAGGTGCCGGCCTACGTCGTGTTCACCGACGCCACGCTGCTCGCGCTGGTGGAGCTGCGCCCGCGCGACGAGCGCGGACTCGTGGGCATCCCCGGCATCGGCCAGACCAAGCGCGAGCGCTACGGCGAGGGCGTGCTGGCGGTGCTCAGCGCGTCGGACTAG
- a CDS encoding mycoredoxin yields the protein MTGDFTLYSTPWCGYCHRLKSQLQREGITNFAEVDIEAQPEAAAVVEKANNGNQTVPTLVFADGTALTNPSVAQVKAQLGV from the coding sequence ATGACCGGCGACTTCACCCTCTACTCGACCCCGTGGTGCGGCTACTGCCACCGCCTCAAGTCGCAGCTGCAGCGCGAGGGCATCACCAACTTCGCCGAGGTCGACATCGAGGCCCAGCCCGAGGCCGCAGCGGTGGTCGAGAAGGCCAACAACGGCAACCAGACCGTGCCCACGCTGGTCTTCGCCGACGGCACCGCCCTGACCAACCCCTCCGTCGCCCAGGTCAAGGCCCAGCTCGGCGTCTGA